In Oreochromis niloticus isolate F11D_XX linkage group LG5, O_niloticus_UMD_NMBU, whole genome shotgun sequence, a single window of DNA contains:
- the ppil1 gene encoding peptidyl-prolyl cis-trans isomerase-like 1: protein MSGIPPDTWQPPTVALETTMGTVVVELYWNHAPKTCKNFAELSRRGYYNNTKFHRIIKDFMVQGGDPTGTGRGGASIFGKQFEDELHPELKFTGAGILAMANAGPDTNGSQFFLTLAPTQWLDGKHSIFGRVCQGMGVLNRIGMVETNSQDRPADDIKILRANVSS, encoded by the exons ATGTCGGGGATTCCTCCGGACACATGGCAGCCTCCCACAGTGGCTTTGGAGACGAC GATGGGGACTGTTGTGGTGGAGCTGTACTGGAACCATGCACCAAAGACCTGCAAGAACTTCGCAGAGCTATCCAGAAGAGGATACTACAACAACACCAAGTTTCACCGGATCATCAAAGACTTCATGGTGCAGGGAGGAGATCCCACGGGAACAG GTCGAGGTGGTGCCTCCATTTTTGGCAAACAGTTCGAGGATGAACTACACCCCGAACTAAAATTCACAG GTGCCGGTATTCTGGCGATGGCCAATGCGGGGCCGGACACCAATGGCAGTCAGTTCTTCCTCACCCTCGCACCCACTCAGTGGTTAGATGGAAAGCACAGCATTTTTGGAAGAGTGTGTCAGGGGATGGGAGTGCTGAACCGGATTGGGATGGTGGAGACGAACAGCCAAGATCGTCCAGCTGATGATATCAAAATTCTCAGAGCAAATGTATCCAGTTAA